The Triticum dicoccoides isolate Atlit2015 ecotype Zavitan chromosome 6A, WEW_v2.0, whole genome shotgun sequence genome has a window encoding:
- the LOC119315217 gene encoding protein SRC2 homolog produces the protein MGSRYEVEVTVGSARDLKNVNWRNGDLQPYAVLWVDDGPKCSSRVDVDNGESPEWDEKLTVPLPPSAARLEDAVLHIDVVHAGAAEGTKPLVGSARLPLRDVLDDAGLGGRALRSLRLKRPSGRPQGRLDVRVAVREAARYYDPAYTPPAYGQSQSQSRDPYAAPAPYGSGGYGYGQQQQQPYAAPPSGYPAAYGAAAPPQPAGYPAAYGGGAQPAYGAAAPAPAYGSGGYGSGSVSDPAQKKKGMGMGAGLAVGAAAGVLGGLALAEGASYLEDKFEDDAAEKVEDDLAGGGGYDDDDY, from the coding sequence ATGGGGTCGAGGTACGAGGTGGAGGTGACGGTGGGCTCGGCGCGGGACCTCAAGAACGTCAACTGGCGCAACGGCGACCTGCAGCCGTACGCCGTGCTCTGGGTCGACGACGGCCCCAAGTGCTCCTCCCGCGTCGACGTTGACAACGGCGAGAGCCCCGAGTGGGACGAGAAGCTCACCGTCCCGCTCCcgccctccgccgcccgcctcgaggACGCCGTCCTCCACATCGACGTCGTCCACGCCGGCGCCGCCGAGGGCACCAAGCCGCTCGTGGGGTCCGCGCGCCTCCCGCTGCGCGACGTCCTGGACGACGCCGGGCTCGGCGGCCGCGCGTTGCGCTCGCTCCGCCTCAAGCGGCCCTCCGGCCGGCCCCAGGGCCGCCTTGACGTCCGCGTCGCCGTCCGCGAGGCCGCCCGCTACTACGACCCCGCCTACACGCCGCCGGCCTACGGCCAGAGCCAGTCCCAGTCCCGCGACCCCTACGCCGCCCCGGCGCCGTACGGCTCGGGCGGGTACGGgtacggccagcagcagcagcagccgtacGCCGCGCCGCCGTCGGGCTACCCGGCCGCCTACGGGGCCGCCGCGCCCCCGCAGCCCGCCGGGTACCCTGCGGCCTACGGAGGCGGCGCGCAGCCGGCGTACGGCGCGGCCGCTCCTGCCCCCGCGTACGGTTCGGGCGGGTACGGGTCGGGGTCGGTGAGTGACCCTGCGCAGAAGAAGAAGGGGATGGGGATGGGGGCGGGGCTGGCGGTGGGCGCGGCGGCCGGGGTGCTGGGCGGGCTGGCGCTGGCGGAGGGGGCGAGCTACCTGGAGGACAAGTTCGAGGACGACGCGGCGGAGAAGGTGGAGGACGacctggccggcggcggcggctacgacgACGACGACTACTAG